Part of the Monomorium pharaonis isolate MP-MQ-018 unplaced genomic scaffold, ASM1337386v2 scaffold_91, whole genome shotgun sequence genome, tatatttgtataatttttttaaaatataaatgtattatttaaatacaaacttATGccggtttaaaaaaattatagtcaaatttacaaattaatatttattaatctgataaaattaattgaaaacgtttttaaacaagaaactcatttaagtaaatattgtataatgttattttatctccgaacaattaacattttataaggCTTCAGTTCACGCATCAATCCGGTAATAAATTCCCCTTTAATGTATCCTTTACCTGGTTCCGGAAgtaaacaatatttctgcattATCCCGACAAATATGAGAAATATTGCTGATCTTGCCATAATTTCTCCAAGACATCTTCTCTTTCCTatggaaaaggaaaaaaattacttcttttagATCATAAATATGAATGAGAGTAATTAATTCACGAATTTCAGTTTGATcaaaattagttaattaacgAGTAGAGAATATAAGcgttaattaagaaaattagcTTCAATATTCCAATAACTTGATAAAAGTAATCAAGGAACTATGTGAAGCctaaactatattaatatctagTTTTAGTCATTTCGGGATCAAGAAATGGCGACGATACTAAGGCttgtttctaccaacgtagattaacttaaTCTCGATTTAACTTACTTCccacaaaacataaaaatatactcagtacatacattgtacatacatttatgtatattacatattccaggtatatactttcttcatgttatttatatacaatgaATGTGAAATGTATGTGCAATGAAACTGGGTTAATGTACATAGAAGATtcatagtatatacatatgtatgtaatatgtacattgtatgtatgtatattctgtatatacattattatatgtaatatgtatatattatatatatacatttgtacaCACATTAGAtagtatattgtatatatattccatGTATATACTTGATGCAATATACATACcaagaatgtaaaatgtatatgcaaataaaaccAGATGTGTATCTAAATATATCCCACAAAACAATTtgatatacaatgtatatacatttatgtgtGTTGTATATACTATGGTTCTGTATTACACCGTACATCCATTGCATATGAAATGTTACAAGGAAAATATCCATTGCAGATCGGaagtatatacacatgtatatgattcgtatattacatgtatatacataatgtatgtccatttatcattcattttataaacataacatgaacataaaatgtacataatacatgcataatattatacatatgtccatagtatatatacataagatgTACATAGAATACACATGATACAAATTTGTGGAGATTGTGTGTTGGTACGGTACCGTACTCGAGGCACGGTagctaataaaaatgagattcgAGATCTGATTGCGGAGTTGCAAGTAACCTCCTTATATATTCAAGAGAGAATCACTTGACTCCGGAGAAAGGGCTAAGTTGCACCGTCTAGCGGTGATTGCGAGAATTACTCCTTACGCGTGAGCGTACAAGTTCATgttataaaggaaaaatatcttgcatatgaaatgtacatacatttaacattgtgcgctgtatatacatactaaatacattaatggatatgcaTTTTAcataccataatgtatattcgaatcatgtatgtgagatgtatatacatttaacattgtatgctgtatatacatatcaaatacattaatggatatacactttatataccataatgtatattcgaatcatgtatgtgagatgtatatacatttaacattgtacgctgtatatacatatcaaatacattaatggatacactttatatacaagatatttttttcacattatgaaaaaaaaatgcatatacatagaatatCCGATGTTATATGGGTTATCTCATTttagttccaaaaattaagaaaaagatgAAGAGAAAGTTAatccaagattaaagttaatctacgttggtagaaatgggCTTAAATGTGATTCTACTTTATTAGTGTTAATGATTTCCATCATTAGTATATTAGTAACGGAAATCAACctacacggaaaaaattttctcttaaaaattatcctgaaaatcgtggtaattgtgggacaacgtaaactttgaagaattttactatacttttgacaaaatttactaaaattttaataaaatttggcaaaattttgtaaattttactatacttctaacaaaatttactaaaactttgctcaattttattaaaattttactaaattttagtaaattttagtaaattttgttaaaagtatggtaaaattcttcaaagtttacgttgtctcacaattaccacgattttcagggtaatttttaagagaaaattctttccgcgTACGCGCTAAATATACTGTCatcattattttcttgattCCAAAATATAGTTGAAACCGAATATTTAGCGCGAttcatttttcatacaaaagtcaTAAATTAGCGATCTAGACTATCTAGAGTTCTAgagcatataaatatttatgataattgcTAGTCGTACtataaagtacataaaaagaaaataagtaaatCTTAATTACACACATGCATTACGATGTGATACAAGAATGACTTAAGTGCAATTAGGCTTAAATATAagtgattatttttgtttcacaaaagtttttacgacgtttaagttttttataacTGTTTTGTTAtgcaaaaactttataaaaattctttttataaattttataataattttctgacCTTTGCCGAACAATATAAGGTTTTCTGGTGTTTGATATATGCCATCCTTGTTTATATACCTCTCCGGTCTAAATGAGATTGGGTCAGGATATAATTCCGGGTCCATATTGTTGCTTTCCGCATTCAGAAGAACCATAGTATCTTTTGGTATCTTGTAACCATCAAGGATTGTATCTTCGACAGTGCGATGTGGTGGCAATATAGGTCCCACGTTCCGGATGCGTTGACTTTCGGTCATTATCGCTTCCGTGTAGGGCATTCTGTAATTAATTCGAAATTTGACATGTAATAAACCGAAcgttttgaataattttttacataaaaagtctataaatgaaata contains:
- the LOC118648844 gene encoding cytochrome P450 2U1-like isoform X1, producing the protein MPYTEAIMTESQRIRNVGPILPPHRTVEDTILDGYKIPKDTMVLLNAESNNMDPELYPDPISFRPERYINKDGIYQTPENLILFGKGKRRCLGEIMARSAIFLIFVGIMQKYCLLPEPGKGYIKGEFITGLMRELKPYKMLIVRR
- the LOC118648844 gene encoding cytochrome P450 76A2-like isoform X2: MPYTEAIMTESQRIRNVGPILPPHRTVEDTILDGYKIPKDTMVLLNAESNNMDPELYPDPISFRPERKEKMSWRNYGKISNISHICRDNAEILFTSGTR